AGCAAACTAACAAGATATATCTCTCTGTGAAAAAGAAAATCGCCATTGGCAAAACAATTTGGcgaaagaatcagaatcagatttgaCACGTAACTCGGACATAGATCAAGGGTCATAGATAATGAGCTCGCTATACTATAGCCATGAATTGTATTCTTGGTGATGTGACACAACAGCTTAGCGACCACTACAACAAAGAGCCCAGTACATTGCCCTGTGGAGGTTTACAACAGATAGCGATTTAAAGATATGTCCTCGGCTATTGGACGAGCAAAACGATTTAGGGATCATTTTCACTGAAGGGTCCTATATATGTATAGGCAAAGCGCGCCATTGGACAAGCAAAAAATCCAGGATTCAATACACTGAAATGTCCTGAGCAAAGCCCACCATTGGACAAGCATAAGATTTTGGGATTATTACActgaaggttcttttttttttttttttggcaaagcGCACTATTGGACAAACAAAAGATTTAGAGATCATTAAACCTAAGTGTCCTGGGCAAAGCGTGCCATTGGACAAGCACAAGATTTTAGGATTATTACACTGAAGGTTCTTTTTATATAAGCAAAGCGCACCATTGGACAAACAACAGATTTAGGGATCATTAAACCTAAGTGTCCTGGGCAAAGCGCACCATTGGACAAGCACAAGATTTTGGGATTATTACACCGAAGGTTCTTATATAAGCAAAGCGCACCATTGGACAAGCACAAGATTTAGAGATCAGTGCACCGaagtgacgggcacaatagccgaatggttaaagcgttggactttcaatctgagggtcccgggtttgaatctcggtaacgccgcctggtgggtaaagggtggagatttttccgatttcccaggtcaacatatgtgcagacctgcttagtggctgaaccctcttcgtgtgtaagcagaagatcaaatacgcacgttaaagatcctgtaatccatgtcagcgttcgatgggttatggaaacaagaacatacccattatacaccccccacccccgaaaacggtgtatggttgcctacatggcggggtaaaaacggtcatatccgtaaaagcccacccgtgtacatatgagtgaacgtgggagttgcagcccacgatcgaagaagaaggaGTACACTGTTGTATCCTGGGCAAAGCCCGCCATTGGATAAGCAAAAGATTTAGGAATCGGTCCACCAACGTGTCCTAGGCAAACCGGGAGCTAGCGATAGATATAACTTTACAGAAATGTCCCAAGTCATGTGGTCATCGATGAATCAGGCCTAACGATCAGCCGGTTGACAGAAATGTCCTAGGTCATGTGGTCATCGATCAATAGGCCTAACGATCAGCCGGTTGACAGAAATGTCCTAGGTCATGTGGTCATCGATCAAGAGGCTTAACGATCAGCCGGTTGACAGAAATGTCCTAGGTCATGTGGTCATCGATCAATCAGGCCTAACGATCAGCCGATTGACAGAAATGTCCTAGGTCATGTGGTCATCGATCAATCAGATCCTAACGGTCTGTATTTTCTACATAGAcctgtatatctatctacacGTACAGTTGTGCATTTGTGCAGATTGGCGTTTCTCCATTAATTAAGAGTcatatgtatttgtatgcatatacatgtagGTATTTCTGTATCAAGTACGGATCTGtattgacacaaacacagataaacaatTTCATGTGTGCAATTTTCATTGATTTCTTTGACATGAAAAGATcgtttaaaggaaaaaaacaacaaccgaaatcgCATTTCTACAAATGTAGTATCACCACCTAGTTATATAACTCTACAACTGTGCAATATTTTACCATAGTATTCCACAAGAGGAAAAACCATGCAAGCACATTCATAACATAcatgcaagatatatatatatatatatatgtctacatcGATAGATCTGAATTTAAATACACACAAAGATCAAGGCTAcaatttcgatacccctccacttccgtgcttggggtgagtcctgtcaatatcgtcagtgtcggcagattcatggagggctgttgtttgagggacgtggtggcggtctccactctgggagggacgctcactcagtctggctccgcgactaagccattattgtcgttagtagggggcttagtaggtggtgtcctaagtacgttaaaacagaacaggcaccactgaacaccaccgaagtgactcagcagcagtgcagggtctcgtctggtgtgtggcctcctggcgacctaacatcgatggttccctgtggactgccgacgctggaactacgacggacgaacccgggtgtggccgtgtatgggggaatctaaaatgagcggcgtgggagcaatgccactgaaacggtgcagatgatgggacagggggagaaaaaaaaaagaagaaaaaaaaaaaaaagatcaaggctacattgccgtgggttttttgttgttgtttctccccccccccccctcgcctcatGCAAGGGAGGGGagcggtgggggcaggggggagaggagggaggggagggggcggggggggggggggggggggggggcagggtcaaGCGCAGCGTGGGGTACAGCAGGGTAGTCAAGTTATACCCTAAGCGGGCTTGTCGTCCAAGGGGCTGCCATACTTGACCAGATCTGTGGCGATCATCTCGGTGGCTCCTGCAGCAGGATGCTGAGAAGCGGGTCTGGCAGTTTTCTGCAGGCATCGGAGCGGGTTGGCGTACAGTGTGAGGTCGGCTGCTATGGTGAACTCACAATCCTCCTCGGCCGTacccttgctgctgctgtttttgctgctgttcttgCCTTGGTTACTAGGGTTGGGAGATTCTGATGGTGGGTCTGAAGGTCCTGAAATTGACGATAAACAGAAGTTTTGATTATccggtcatcgtcatcatcgtcgtaacGACAAGAAGAGAttacgcgcatgcatgcatacgtaacGAAatacactgtggagtgatggcctcagtagaggtaacgcgtccgcctaggaagcgagagaatctgaacgcgctggttcgaatcacggcacagccgccgatattttctcccccctccactgatgcatacatacatacattttgattGTCATCATtgtaacaacacacatacatgcatgcatgcacactgtcacacacacacacacacacacacacacgcacgcgcgcgcgcgttattttCAACaaattttgaaaatcatgtcATGTTCGCATGATTATCGCAGGGCccgagatgatgacgatgatgatgatgatgatgatgatgatgacgatgacgatgatgatgatgacgatgacgatgatgatgatgacgatgacgatgatgatgacgatgacgatgatgatgatgacgacgatgatgatgacgatgacgatgatgatgacgatgatgatgatgacgacgagggtgggactgaatggatgatgAACCACCTTTTGGTTTGGCCTACCTTTGGCGAAAACCGGATTAACCTTCTTtcccgaacacacacagacacacagacagacaggcacacacacagacacacacacgcgcgcggaccctccacacacatataacagATTTCCCCTCTTTCCACTAGTCTGCAAATACCAGCACAGCAACTcactaataaaagaaaaaaaagaaagaaagaaagaaaaacccccccccaaagaacCAACCTTTAAAAAACACACCTAATCACgtaagtctacacacacacacacacacacacacacacacacacacacacacacacaaaatcacgtaAGCcttcacacgcagacacacacacacacacacacacacacacacacacacaaatcacgtaagcctaccccccctcgcccccacacacaatcacgtaagcctacacacacacacacacacacacaacaaacaaaaaaatcacgtaagcctacacacacacacacacacacacacacacacacacacacacacgaaaccacgtaagcctacacacacacacacacacacacacacacacacacacgaaaccacgtaagcctacacacacacacacacacacacacacacacacacacacacacacacacacacatgatatatatgtAACCTTAACGGAGTCGACCAAAACAACCCAATACGATACAACCCAGGGTTTCCCTTGGCGAAGCCATCCCCACACCAATCCCttccatcccaacacacacacacacacacacataacacacacacacacacaacacacacacacacaacacatacacacacacacacacacacacacacacgcacacacacatgatatatatgtaaccttaactcactcagtacggccagtcctctcttctcctctacacagaccccttggatgtccagtgggtgtctgaatgacccaacatttagcttccgtcgtcagaattgtggtattctttgtcaacattcacctcttcagtataagagccttccgattgcaatattttgatgatggtaattggggtgaaactctgttaacgtcgtctctttcgccgttcgtatggagagagttaacggagtCGACCCAAACAACCCagtacaatacaacccagcacacagtatctttggttaaaaaaaaaaatgtttcccttGGCGAAGCCACCCATACACCAACCCCTTccgtcccaacacacacacacacacacacacacacacacacacaccattcgccTTTTCCCCCCCTAAAGCAAGGTTGCCATGACAGCTCGATAAATCTGGCTTTTCgcgagggagagaaagtgtcTCCAGAGAGTCTAGCTCTCAGCCATTCTACTTGCGTTACAAAGGCCATGGCAAGCCCGTCCAGCCCAGAACGAATCTGTTGTTGCTAAGACCCACctttttatatatttgtatttgtatttctctgtgtgaaattcgggctgctctccccagggagagcgcgtcgccatactacagcgccacccatttttaaaatattttttcctgtgtgcagttttatttgtttttcctatcgaagtggatttttctacagaattttgccaggaacaacccttttgttgccgtgggttcttttacgtgcgctaagtgcatgctacacacgggacctcggtttatcgtctcatccgaatgactagcgtccagaccaccactcaaggtctagtggagggggagaaaatttcgggggctgtgccgtgattcgaaccagcgcgctcagattctctcccttcctaggcggacgcgttacctctaggccatcactccacatgcatatatatacggGGATATACTCGTATATTGTCTCTgccaacagacgggcgcaatagccgagtggttgaagctttggactttcaatctgaaggtcccgggttcgtatctcggcgcctggtgggtagtaaagggtggagatttttcccgatctcccaggtcaacatatgtgcagacatgttagtgcctgaacctcccttcgtgtgtatacggcaagtagAAGATgagatacacacgttaaagatcctgtaataatCCATGTCTGGGttcggtcggtgggttatggaaacaagaacattccggccctctataaaaaaaaaaagaaaaaaaaaaggaagcggcGGGCTTACTCTTGTACCGATCATTTGAAATATGCAAAGACAAAATTGATACTGGtaactctccattacacaaggcacacaacttcaagtcagtgatgtttTCGCTAGCGAatcaactagcacacaggtaaataaaaaggtacattggaacaaacccagacacttccttaaaaaaagaaaaaaaaaaaaaaaaggattcgcCGGGCCTgtcataccgatcatctgacatgtgcacatagcagcaaagacagaaaaaaaaatgtgcaaacacaaattagctttcattcaagactggcatagcctcttggaatcctgaacaagccacacagaacacacggacaatacagaacaaacgcatggtcgcctcggtggtttttcaactggaaattaataaacaatgaggccaggaaatcaaatgatgaacaaatagtaaagagtggtaactctccacacacaacgtacataacttcaagccagtgctgcttacgctaccaatatgtatgtatgtatttaaaaaaaaaaaaaaaaaaaaaaagaatgtatgtatgtatgtatgtatataaataaataaatatatatttatatgtgtgtgtgtgtgtgtgtgtgtgtgtgtgtgtgagtgcgcgcgcacgtgcgcgcccgtgtgtgtgtacgtgcaatgtttttgattcttcatattcAAAAAGGGCAATGCAAATGGTTGTACGTTGCATGTTACTTCTAGTCATGAGGTTGACTCAAAGTCtgacagttaacacacacacagacacagacacacacacacacacacacacacacacacacacacaaacatacacatacacacacatacactcaaacacacacacacacacacacacacacacacacacacaccacacacacagacacacacacaaacacacacacacacacacacacacacacacacacacagacacacacaaagacacacacacacacacacacatcgaggatGAAAAGTTATCTGATCAGAAACCAAAGTTACCCAGAGTGACAGAGGTGGAGAACAGTTCATATAGCCTGACAACGACCCGGGTCTTTGATCATCcaactcgcacccccccccccccacacacacacccaccaccaccctttatccctctgcccccccccccacccacccccccactcacccccctccccctcagccccattcaccccctcctctccccacacacaccctctccctgtttgtctgttccATAGCCACATCGACCATACAAAGCTAAATGCGGACATTCGTCAATCGTTCATTATAACAAACTGTGTAAAATTCATTGGTGCGTGTTGTCCATTTCCATAGCAACGGACGGGGGGCTATGCGTCTGTTGTGTGTCCTGGAAATAAACGTGAAAGGTGACTTGCTATAAATGGATATCTTGTGTTCTTCAGTTTTGTGTGCTGTTTTCGTTCCGTTCCATGTCCACAAGGATGGATGGGGAGGGGTTTTTGCCcggttgaaagtgtgtgtgtgtgtgtgtgtgtgtgtgtgtgtgtgtgtgtggtgtggtgtggtgtggtgtggtgtggtgtgtgtgtgtgtgtgtgtgtgtgtgtgtgtggtgtgatgtgtgtgtggtgtgatgtgtgtgtggtgtggtgtgatgtgtgtgtgtgtgtgtgtgtgtgtgtgtgtgtggtgtggtgtgtgtgtagtgtgtgtgtgtgtgtgtgtgtgtgtgtgtgtgtgtgcgcgcgcgcgcgtgtctgtgtgtgtgtgtgtgtgtgttgtgtgtgtgtgtgtgtgagtgtgtgtgtgtgtggtgtggtgtggtgtggtgtgtgtgtgtgtgtgtgtgtgtgtgtgtagtgtagtgtgtgtttagtgtagtgcagtacagtgtagtgtgtgtgtgtgtgtgtgtgtgtgtgtgtgtgcgtgtgtgtgtgtgtgtgtgtgtgtgtgtatgtgtgtgtgcagaggatgagaggcagagagagactgagagagagaggtgaacagtcagacggacagacagacagactcacatacagactaacaaacagaccttccacaaaatatgagagagagagagagagagagagagacagagagagagagagacagagaaagaaacagagagaaacagagagagtgagaaagtcagaaagagagagacagagagagagagagagagaaacagagagagaaacagagaaagagagagaaacaacagaaagagagagggagaaagagagagaaaaaaccagaaacagaaggaaagagagagagagagagagagaaacagagaaagagagaaagagagagagaaagtgagagagagagagagacagagagagagagagagagagagacagacagacagacagacaatgggcacaatagtgacagagaaagagagagagacagacagagagagagagacagacagacagagagagagagagagagggcagacagacagacacacacccacacccacacccacacacacacacacacacacacacagagagagagagagagagagagagagagagagagagagagacccccacccttaccccccaatcacacccccatcacccacacctaACTCATTCTgaacacaccaccctcccccaacctacCCTCATCTGATCGTGAGGAGGGCGGTGGTAGAGTGGTTAacaagacgtttatctgccaatacagttatCGCGGCGTGAgcgcctgggttcgaatcccggccttgcttttttttttctccaaaagagttgactggaaaatcaaactgaacgtctcgtcattcacacactgaaaaaagagaACCTATGGCAAGTGGATGGTACTGTCAAAAATCTGTAGAACAAATCATAACTATACATGCACTCAAGTGCTGCTCTAAGTACGTTGGGCGTCGTTTCATTCAGGTAAGATCGGCTTCggactcactctgtttacgcacacccagattcaaacactcgactgttgtgttggccgccgttctttctctgtctctggaccttgcgattggaatgaacttcctctttcgcttcgtcaagtctccacactcagctctttcaagtctggccttaaaacccacctcttcccaaaatagtctcccttgcctgccctgccttgtctttagtttctgcagttttagagttatatgcatgcgtgtgaatgactggtgcgaaagggctttgatttgtctctgcacaagattcagcgctatataaataccattattattgttattataagagacgataaaccgacgcactgcaaaaaagaacaacaacaacaacaacaaaaaacaaacaagaaaaccaaacccaaacaaacctaTGGCAATCGTAGAGAGTTGTCAAAATTCTGTGGAATGTATCCACTCTGATGAATACACAAATGACAATTAACCgttcatatcatgagctggcaagtcaaaagggcagcactctttcaggcacatgcacttacatattatgcatacagacaggatattACCCCATCGTTAAAAACCTTTGAattaaatgcatgcacacacacacacacacacacacacacatatatatatatatatatatatatatatatatatggatttgtccgaaggtaGTCAGTGATGCCTGCTGGAGAAAActcaaactaaaactgaaaccccccccccaccaaaacagaAAACCTTGCAAAATCTGAAACTCACCGTGAGTGTACCGAGGCTCCAGATCTTTGAGAAGGGCGGCAAGAACGACTTTCCAAGTGAAAGTCCTGCTGAGTCTCCGCTTGCTTCTGATCACCTGTGGCAAGTCCATCTCTTCCCCGGCACGAACCGCGGATGACACGTCAGGCTTAGCGGGCGGGCTTTTTTTGGTTCGTGGTGTTTTCtaataacttctttttcttcttcttctgcgtcgtctttgtgttgctggtttgtttgtttgtttgtttgttgttggtggtgttgttggtgttgttgttggtggtgctggtggtgttggtgttggtggtgttcttggtggtgttggtgttagtggtgttggtgttgttgctcttgtatttcttcttttcgttggtgttggtgctggtggtgttggtgttggtggtgttcttggtggtgttggtgttagtggtgttggtgttgttgctcttgtatttcttcttgtcgttgttggtggtgtttggttcctcctcttcttcttctatctatttatctttctttctttctttctttc
This portion of the Babylonia areolata isolate BAREFJ2019XMU chromosome 16, ASM4173473v1, whole genome shotgun sequence genome encodes:
- the LOC143290824 gene encoding uncharacterized protein LOC143290824 isoform X1 translates to MDLPQVIRSKRRLSRTFTWKVVLAALLKDLEPRYTHGPSDPPSESPNPSNQGKNSSKNSSSKGTAEEDCEFTIAADLTLYANPLRCLQKTARPASQHPAAGATEMIATDLVKYGSPLDDKPA
- the LOC143290824 gene encoding uncharacterized protein LOC143290824 isoform X2, with amino-acid sequence MSSRADGNATSCRLSSTAAEKQQTSTGPSDPPSESPNPSNQGKNSSKNSSSKGTAEEDCEFTIAADLTLYANPLRCLQKTARPASQHPAAGATEMIATDLVKYGSPLDDKPA